One genomic region from Evansella sp. LMS18 encodes:
- a CDS encoding CBO0543 family protein, producing MDTLNIREVFTMDSNKGLLNVIWLITFGLLLVFIPKNKIRYAVVAFLFKQMLTWPLGLMVVKKDLITYPERYFKKENKSSFSFEYFIYPALCAIFNIKYPEKYNWFVKLLYIVFYAGAMTLGEVAIERYTNLIKYRKWKWYWSFLTLGITNYLSRLFYRWFFKDEFTSQSS from the coding sequence ATGGATACTTTAAATATAAGGGAGGTATTCACAATGGATTCCAATAAAGGATTATTAAATGTAATTTGGCTGATAACTTTTGGACTTCTTTTGGTATTTATTCCTAAAAATAAAATTCGGTACGCTGTTGTGGCATTCTTATTCAAGCAGATGCTTACCTGGCCCCTGGGTCTGATGGTCGTGAAAAAAGACTTAATCACCTATCCGGAACGATACTTTAAAAAAGAAAATAAATCCAGTTTTTCTTTTGAATACTTTATTTACCCTGCTTTATGTGCAATCTTTAACATTAAGTATCCGGAAAAATACAATTGGTTTGTTAAGCTATTATACATAGTTTTTTATGCAGGGGCCATGACCCTGGGCGAAGTTGCTATTGAACGATATACTAATTTAATTAAGTACAGAAAATGGAAATGGTACTGGAGTTTTTTGACACTCGGTATTACTAATTATCTTTCCCGCCTATTCTACAGATGGTTTTTCAAGGATGAATTTACTTCTCAGTCATCCTGA
- a CDS encoding cyclase family protein has translation MVKKRFIDLSHTIEDGLITYKGLPAPLICDFLSREESRKHYEEGTEFQIGKIEMVSNTGTYVDVPFHRYSEGKDLTEVTIDKLAGLEGLLIHIEEGIKEIGEQYFTGLDLQGKAVLVQTGWDKHWNTDQYFENHPYLTEGAAKLLAEKKAALVGIDSVNIDDTSVNSRPVHSTLLAEEIVIAEHLCNLEALTGKEFHFYGVPPKVKGFGTFPVRAFAELK, from the coding sequence ATGGTGAAGAAAAGATTCATTGATCTGAGCCACACGATAGAAGACGGGCTCATTACATATAAAGGACTTCCTGCCCCGCTGATCTGCGATTTTCTCAGCAGGGAAGAGTCCCGGAAGCACTACGAGGAAGGGACAGAATTCCAGATTGGAAAAATTGAGATGGTCTCCAACACGGGGACATATGTTGACGTCCCGTTTCATCGTTACAGTGAAGGAAAGGATCTGACTGAAGTAACCATTGACAAGCTCGCAGGACTCGAAGGCCTGCTTATTCACATCGAAGAGGGTATAAAGGAAATCGGCGAACAATATTTTACCGGACTCGATTTGCAGGGGAAAGCCGTTTTAGTACAAACTGGGTGGGACAAACATTGGAACACAGACCAGTACTTCGAAAACCACCCGTATTTAACAGAAGGGGCAGCAAAGCTTCTTGCAGAAAAGAAAGCTGCACTCGTGGGCATCGATTCTGTAAATATCGATGACACTTCCGTAAATTCCCGCCCTGTCCACAGCACGTTACTGGCTGAAGAAATAGTAATTGCCGAACATCTTTGTAATCTTGAAGCGTTAACTGGCAAAGAATTTCATTTTTACGGTGTCCCTCCAAAAGTGAAGGGCTTTGGCACCTTTCCGGTAAGAGCATTCGCTGAATTAAAATAA
- a CDS encoding diguanylate cyclase → MNPSFEKFARDHDNMWELFRVMNDGLMITDFNQHIIAVNPSFEKITGYRSEEVTGKNPKFLQSGKTDPFVFQDMRSSLITTGTWTGELINRRKSGELFWSYITITKINKAEPEDSYYIGIMRDITERKQMEEKMHHMAYHDSLTQLPNRALFLKKLKESIANAKRNDKKIAVLFLDLDRFKLVNDTFGHLAGDELLLQVSRKLQHVIGIEGIVGRFGGDEFTILLDNIAGTHDVNKITEKIFRSFNEPVDLFGEPIHLSASIGATIFPDHGATIEILLKNADKAMYFTKNEEKNSFFLYDNEINAPI, encoded by the coding sequence ATGAATCCATCTTTTGAAAAGTTTGCGAGAGATCATGATAACATGTGGGAGCTTTTTCGAGTAATGAATGACGGGCTGATGATTACGGATTTTAATCAGCATATTATTGCAGTAAATCCTTCCTTTGAAAAAATCACTGGGTACAGGTCAGAGGAAGTAACGGGTAAGAATCCTAAATTTTTACAGTCCGGCAAAACAGACCCTTTCGTTTTTCAGGATATGCGGAGCAGTCTCATCACTACGGGGACCTGGACTGGGGAACTGATAAACAGACGAAAGAGCGGAGAATTATTCTGGTCTTACATAACGATAACGAAAATTAATAAAGCTGAACCTGAGGACTCCTATTATATCGGAATTATGCGGGACATCACCGAACGAAAACAAATGGAAGAAAAAATGCACCATATGGCTTATCATGATTCATTGACTCAGCTTCCAAACAGAGCTTTGTTTCTTAAAAAACTGAAAGAGTCAATTGCAAATGCGAAACGCAATGACAAGAAAATTGCTGTGCTTTTTCTCGATCTGGACAGGTTTAAACTGGTTAATGACACATTTGGACACCTGGCAGGGGACGAACTTCTTCTCCAGGTTTCCCGAAAACTGCAGCATGTAATTGGAATTGAAGGCATTGTCGGACGATTCGGCGGTGACGAGTTCACTATCCTTCTTGACAATATTGCCGGCACACACGATGTTAACAAAATAACAGAGAAAATATTCCGGTCCTTTAATGAACCAGTTGATTTGTTCGGAGAGCCCATTCATCTCTCGGCAAGTATAGGGGCCACTATATTTCCCGACCATGGGGCTACTATCGAAATTCTGCTTAAGAACGCCGATAAAGCGATGTATTTCACAAAAAACGAAGAGAAGAACAGTTTCTTCCTTTATGATAATGAGATAAATGCGCCAATTTAA
- a CDS encoding iron-containing alcohol dehydrogenase, with protein MDNFTFDLPTNIHLGNGLFNKTADYISNVTDGSKVLLVTDEGMEKIGLADKLLKQLEKNGFEVKLFTKVVPNPKDADCAEGGEAARSFETDCIVALGGGSVIDAAKAIAVLQIHGGMPQDYAGRGNVPGPVKPLVAIPTTAGTGAEVTRSSVITDTKRKIKFTIKDVRIAPAAAIIDPELTYGLPASLTASTGMDALVHAIEAYTCKLSNPVSDGLAIQAMKHIYPNLRQAVEDGANEEARYQMMTGSTIAGMAFSHADVASVHCMAEAIGGLYDTPHGVANSMFLPYIIEFNAEADTYKHAEIARTLGIAGEKESDSAAAAALVKEVKQLAKDIKIPSFSSLMEARIEDFDYLAKSSFENGSTPSNAREISEEDYKNLFYKAFKEKL; from the coding sequence ATGGACAATTTCACATTCGATTTGCCGACTAATATCCACTTAGGGAATGGACTTTTTAATAAGACAGCAGATTACATAAGCAATGTTACTGATGGCAGCAAAGTTCTCTTAGTAACCGATGAGGGGATGGAAAAAATCGGCCTTGCGGACAAGCTTTTAAAACAGCTTGAAAAGAACGGTTTTGAAGTGAAACTTTTTACAAAAGTGGTTCCGAACCCAAAGGACGCAGACTGTGCAGAAGGAGGAGAAGCGGCCCGGAGTTTTGAAACTGACTGTATTGTGGCTCTTGGAGGAGGATCGGTAATAGATGCAGCGAAAGCAATCGCAGTTTTGCAAATTCACGGCGGAATGCCTCAGGACTATGCAGGCAGGGGGAATGTGCCTGGGCCAGTAAAACCCCTTGTGGCGATACCAACAACAGCCGGAACAGGCGCGGAAGTAACAAGGTCTTCCGTTATTACGGACACAAAAAGAAAAATCAAATTCACGATTAAAGATGTAAGAATAGCTCCCGCGGCAGCTATTATAGACCCGGAGCTTACATATGGACTCCCGGCCTCTTTAACCGCTTCCACTGGTATGGACGCACTGGTTCACGCAATAGAGGCATATACATGCAAGCTTTCGAACCCTGTTTCAGACGGGCTCGCGATTCAGGCAATGAAACATATTTACCCGAATCTCCGGCAGGCAGTGGAGGATGGGGCCAACGAAGAGGCGCGTTACCAGATGATGACAGGGTCAACGATTGCTGGAATGGCTTTTTCCCACGCAGACGTAGCTTCCGTTCATTGTATGGCTGAAGCAATAGGCGGACTGTATGATACGCCACACGGAGTGGCGAACTCGATGTTTTTACCTTATATTATAGAATTTAATGCTGAAGCAGATACGTATAAACACGCTGAAATTGCCAGGACGCTCGGAATTGCCGGGGAAAAAGAATCCGATTCGGCAGCAGCTGCTGCTCTGGTTAAAGAAGTAAAGCAGCTTGCAAAGGATATTAAAATCCCTTCCTTTTCGTCCTTAATGGAAGCTCGTATAGAAGATTTTGATTACCTGGCGAAATCCTCCTTTGAAAACGGGTCCACACCAAGCAATGCCAGAGAGATATCAGAGGAAGATTACAAAAACCTTTTTTATAAAGCTTTTAAGGAAAAACTATAA
- a CDS encoding Na-translocating system protein MpsC family protein, whose translation MPSETNIHSETARFISSMLRSNFGKGPASVYVTVKPPFFTAHIRGFIAPMEKILLRQKEYQRVLETRDLLMQDLKQEIILELWKTSALDVKQLYADWDLEKETGTIFGILQDGAGKEEDSFWPEELNKQEFIEGINRASILVQKKPGSTEAYWLNDRTILVRRKEILVPIEKELIRNGVIEDLKLSKRPLERRALKEVQLETILKRNISEYFVDWNFDKDEGFIVLILKKESGQEDRKQ comes from the coding sequence ATGCCTTCAGAAACGAACATCCACTCTGAGACAGCAAGGTTTATTTCATCCATGCTCCGGAGTAATTTTGGAAAGGGTCCAGCCTCTGTTTACGTAACGGTCAAGCCTCCTTTTTTCACGGCTCACATCAGGGGTTTTATTGCTCCAATGGAAAAAATCCTGCTTCGCCAAAAAGAATATCAGCGAGTTCTGGAAACAAGGGACCTGCTGATGCAGGATTTGAAACAGGAGATTATTCTGGAACTGTGGAAGACATCAGCTTTGGATGTAAAGCAATTATACGCAGACTGGGATCTGGAGAAGGAGACAGGGACCATATTTGGAATATTGCAGGATGGTGCAGGAAAAGAAGAAGACTCCTTCTGGCCGGAGGAGTTAAATAAGCAGGAGTTTATTGAAGGGATAAACAGAGCAAGTATCCTTGTCCAGAAAAAACCCGGGAGTACAGAAGCCTACTGGCTGAATGACAGAACAATCCTTGTAAGACGTAAAGAAATTCTTGTACCAATTGAGAAAGAATTAATAAGGAACGGAGTAATAGAAGATTTAAAGCTTTCCAAAAGGCCTCTGGAACGGAGAGCATTAAAAGAGGTACAGCTGGAAACCATTTTAAAAAGAAACATAAGTGAGTACTTCGTGGACTGGAATTTCGACAAAGATGAAGGCTTTATTGTGCTTATCCTGAAAAAAGAGTCCGGCCAGGAGGACAGGAAACAGTAG